Proteins encoded together in one Desulfuromonadales bacterium window:
- the yihA gene encoding ribosome biogenesis GTP-binding protein YihA/YsxC codes for MIIKSADFVKSATRPAHYPETELPEVAFAGRSNVGKSSLINVLVNRKALVRTSSTPGRTQLINFFSINGTFHLVDLPGYGFAQVPLAVKKEWGPMVRTYLESRTSLKAVVILFDIRRVPREEDLQLLDWLEEFEIPTVPVITKADKVGRGQRDRQIKPILEATGLPLDAFTLFSATTREGRDEIWQRLEAALEEDASGADGEDFPAFGEDNA; via the coding sequence TTGATCATCAAATCGGCCGATTTCGTCAAAAGCGCCACCCGGCCCGCGCATTACCCTGAAACAGAACTCCCCGAGGTGGCCTTTGCCGGTCGCAGCAATGTCGGCAAGAGCTCTCTGATCAACGTCCTGGTCAACCGCAAGGCGCTGGTACGCACCTCCTCCACCCCGGGGCGCACTCAGCTGATCAATTTCTTCAGCATCAACGGCACCTTTCACCTGGTCGACCTCCCCGGCTACGGCTTCGCCCAGGTCCCGCTGGCGGTGAAGAAGGAGTGGGGGCCGATGGTGCGCACCTACCTGGAGAGCCGCACGAGCCTGAAGGCGGTGGTGATCCTCTTCGACATCCGCCGCGTTCCCCGCGAGGAGGACCTGCAGCTTTTGGACTGGCTCGAGGAGTTCGAGATTCCCACCGTCCCGGTCATCACCAAGGCCGACAAGGTCGGCCGCGGGCAGCGCGACCGGCAGATCAAGCCGATCCTCGAAGCGACCGGTCTGCCCCTGGATGCCTTCACCCTCTTTTCGGCCACGACGCGGGAGGGGCGCGACGAGATCTGGCAGCGCCTCGAGGCGGCCCTGGAAGAGGATGCGTCCGGCGCTGACGG